The stretch of DNA taaaacacgttactacttgttacgattctatgcacttgtatatatatttttaagcgaataaagagtaatgatatatataaacttcAAATGCACAAATCTCACAtagatcttttataaaaagaagtgtaccctctataaaaaaataaaaataaaaaataaaagaaagtgtaCAAAACTCCTTTTATCTCAGTAGagcccatttatttttataaaagacttgtgACTTTTTGAACTTCTACCTAACATTACGGTAAGAAAATTTGTGGTGTGACAATCACTGTACATCTAGATCTTCACTCCGACAGTCACTGTAGTGCCAAGAAAATTTCTGGTTGGGTTTATTACTTTTCTCCTCTCGGTTGACGTTTATATGATTCTTGGCTACGAGGTCTTCTTCTAGTGGTTTGGTACATTTTGCATATGTTTTTGGAGTGGCAGCAATAGATCTTTTACAATAGGATGATGTACTCTGCCGTCTAGGATGTACTGCTGGCGTACCCCTAgtgtatttctattttttttttctttcaaacattttataaatatttttaaatatttataaaaaaacacaacattattcgaagataaaaaaattaagaaaaatactaattacttgcttaaccattaaaaaaaattaaaatataagaacagctaaatttagaagaaaaaatcaGAAACAACCTAACATTTTCCTTTACAATATAGGTGATGGAAGACACCGATGACAACTCtaagaaaatttgaatagcaATTAATTATTACTCTTTGTCCCATAAAATTACGTACGAGGTTGTGTTTCATTGAACCATTTATTACAAAACTACGAGTGTCATTACCTCAACAGCATGCTTAAGTTTGAAGAAAACGCgcgttaaaaaagaaaaagaaaaagacacaaCGTTTCCTTTATCTCatattaacattaaaaaaaaaaaaaaacaatcaattTGTAATAGAGTAATGCTAAAGAGAGGCTATTGTAGCAGACCCTAAAGGTACCACTTATTCGGCACCCATAAACTTGCCGGTTTCTAAGCACACTTTACACTCATTGCATGGTTGCTTTTGGTTGATTGTTCCTAACACTCACTTGAGGAGATGTGTAGTCTAgatgatgtcacatcatgtgtgcaaaatagaTACTTTCAATAATgacttctatttatatttattctttgtaatattctaaaatttacaaaaccaaCTACTTAACTATTACGCAACTATTCATGcccaaaatttctttctcaaacattctaaaatacaaacacattctttcaatcttctttttcttaaaaacatCATGATAAACGAAAAATAACACATCAAAAAGTTAGTTTGTGAAGTTGGAGTAAATGCATATTGAAAactattttgtaaaaaagatGAGAGGAATGACACTTCCCAAACTTAAAcacacatgcataaaaattagaTGGTGTGAAAATAGATAGTTTAATTAAGATGAAtagtcttcttcttttttttttttttttttttaatctttattgaaaaattttcatcttcaaaactattttgaaatttatagattaatttGTTGACATGTTTTAATGAGAATAAAGCTTAAAATAATATAGGATACttgttattagaaaaatatcTCATCAAGTTCTTGTCTTAACTTGAAAGTCTCAAGTACGAGAGACTAAGAGAGATATACCCACAAAAtaagttttacaatatttattattgcccatataaatatttcggGGAACATTAACTGTAAAAacgaattttgtgttttatgttttattaaagataacctttaattttatgttttatatatttaatttcaattgaAGTGAAAAGTTAAAACAAAGTTTGGGTCAAAATTAAAGTCAAATAGATTTTGGGTCAAAATTGGCTTAAAAGAGGATtctaggttaaaaaaaatactaaaaaacaGGTCCTGCGCTCGATAGACTAATGGGCCGATTGACACTCATGGGATCGAATGACCTAAGGGACCTATCCGTCTTAATATCCTGACGGGGACACCCACCCATGGAGGTGGCCAAGGCCCGAGGGCTCAACTCACTCTCCCTCCCAATGTGAGGGTGGGGGGCAGGGGTTTGAGTAGCACCCGTAATTGCCAGCCCCAACAAGGTGGCCACCCTTTGTGGGTGTCCGtccttttttattataattattattatttaattttgttttgaaattttatcttttatttttcaagtttgttatttttaaaaaatatttcttaatttatttttatcttaaatattttatgtatttttaatctctttcagtcttttaataatatttttatttataattttatgtgttttagaattttagtttataaatttgtttactttttgtttctcaaaaacttttttgtttgctatgttttatatttctattgtattatttttcaaatttataactttattatatttttttagtctttttttaaaatttttattgagttatagttctttaaattttcttctgcttttttaatttctcgttttttttagttcttttattgTTTATGCTTACGTGGTATGCTAATTGTACATAATGTGTGACGTGTTTTTTTCTGATTGTTGCTGAAATGATGATAAACTCCAACATCAGCATTTTTTGTCTGGAAATTGTCAATTTAAAAACTTACCATAACCACCggttatatttacaaattttttaaacttcataaaacattttttaaaagtcaaAATTAATGTTACAATAATTGTTTCGATTTACtttggatacaaaaaataatgcctcattattatttattattatttttcacttatttcttacaattatttaatatttttttattatttttttattactattaacaaaatatttgagatcattttactatctaaatataacctaaaaattaatttataatttcggcccgaatttataattttcaaaaaaaataaatatatgaactGAATgctaaatatttattatattacaATAATTCTCAAATCGAATCGACTTCATTGGTCGATCTGTGTGAAAAATTTGAGAATGACGTTGATTCTACCATCCTTACCGAAGTTCACAGATACACCCGGCTCACTGTGCGTAAAGCTTCCCACCTTTtcgatagatttttttttatcacaaaccCAAGCGACCAAAAAATGGGAAAAGATGTCTCAATTGCCATATCCAGTTCAGAGAGACTTGCTCCAATGAAGAGGTGAACGCCGCGCAAAACCTTAGTCGTTGTCATTGTAGGCGTAAAACGCAAACCCAAACAGAGAAACCCAAGAAAAGTAGCCTTTTTTCGCCTTTCAATCCCTTCCCCGTTGTTTTAGACCAAGAAAATGTTGACCTCCTCAGCTCCCACACCCTTCTCCTTGAAGCCCCCTAATGCTCAATACAAACTCCCCAACACTCTCGTGGAAGTTATTCCATTTGCAAGCAGAGGCACCAAGAGAAGCAATCTAGCAGTCCTGTCCCATGCGACCCAACATTGTAATCATCAGTATCATGCCCCGAACACGAATTCTCGCTCTAATCGTGGAGTCACCGCAAGGGTCAGCagtgatggtggtggtgcgTTTGATGCTGCTCCGCAACACTCTACACCCCCCGTATGCTCTAAACTATTATTTTCAATCCGGGTCTTGCTATTGTTCAACGTTTGCATTTGGTTTATTTTCTCAGGAAAATTTTTGTGGGGCAGCTTTTTATGTCATGTTCCCGTTATGTGGTGTTGTTTTTGTTTAACATCTTGCAATTTCCATCTCTCTTGGAATCGTGTTGTGGGTTACTGTGGGTTTTGGATATGGGGAATAGAAGGGTAGGGTTTTGCGTTTCCCTTTTGTCGTTGCTGTTATTGCTTCTTTGGTGGgacccggggggggggggggttattcATCTAGATTACAATTCTAATGCATTGCAAAAACGTATTACTAGAAGTATTTATGGGAAAATTGGTGGAGAAATTGCGTTTGATGTTGCTGTTTGTTATGACGCTTGCCTATTTTCAAGTCACGTGGAATTTGGTTAAATAGCTATGAATAGAGTTCCTTGAAATTCATGATAAGCGGCAAGAAcatctcattcccaagtaatgtgagatcccatTCACCACTTCCCTACACTTAATCCTGGGTATTACAATCTCCACCCTTAGATCCAAACATCCTTGTCGGGCCATTCCATTTTATCATAGGTgacatggctcaagtcccataCTATTTGGAATTggttctgataccatttgtaacgacCCAAGGAGGGCTCAAGCCACATTTGGGCCTATACTCTAAGATGATTAGTCAAGGTTACAATTGGAGTCCGTTAGAATCATTTTGAAGAGCttgaacttctccctcccaaacACTGTggaatctcattcaccaccttccTCTATACAAACCCGGGGTATTTCATTTTCAGTGGAAGTAGAAAAGAGCTACATGTATAGATATGCAacttcattaagaaaaaaaattattagaagagttaatgcaaaagaaaaacttgTTGAAATTTTAAGTCCTCTATCTAGAAATCAGTTATAAGGAAATATTTACACTAAATTAGATGTTACTACTGGTACAATGTACTCATATTAAGCATGTTGTGAATTCCATCATTCCATTCTTCATTGGACTTCCTTACACCCAGCATTCTATGTGTGTAGTTAAAAGTGAGTTAACGTTTGCAACTTTTCGTCAAAACTTATGCTATTCACCATTAATTTGATTCTAGATTTGCAAGTTTGGAAAGACTTGAGTGACAAAACTACTGGTGTGATCTGTTACATTAGTGCTAATGCCATATCCATATTCTTTAGCAACTTGAGTTAACAAACTTAAATATAGAACTTACACAAATTTGTTTTTCTCCTGAGAATTGCACTGTGTTATTGGAGCATTCATTTCTTCTTACTTAACTTTCAGGATATCGAAGAAATTAAGAGCACTTCTACAAGCTTTGGGGATAGTTATGTGGCCTTGTTTGTTAGAATGCTTGGGCTAGACCATGATCATCTTGACAGAGAACAAGCAATAGTGGCTCTTTGGAAATATTCTCTTGGAGGAAAGAAGTACATTGATGCTATCATGCAGTTTCATGGCTGCATAAATCTGACCTTAAACCTTCTTCAATCAGAATCTAGAAGCACTTGTGAAGCGGCTGCAGGCCTTCTACGATCGATTTCTTCAATCAATTCATACAGGGAATTAATTGCAGATAGTGGAGCAATTGAAGAGATAACTGGGTTGCTTAGCCGACCTTCATTGACTCCTgaggtatatgtatatatacttcAACATTTGATTTTCTGTTATTTTGCCAACTAATTTCGCGTTGTAGAGAATGGAGGTATGTACTGAACTTCTTTTTGCAGGTAAAGGAGCAAAGCATATGTACTTTGTGGAACTTGTCTGTAGACGAAAAGCTTAGGGCAAAAATTGCAAACACGGATCTCCTGCCATTGCTTATCAAGTCCCTTGATGAAGAGGACATAAAAGTGAAGGAAGCAGCAGGGGGGGTTTTGGCAAATTTAGCACTGAGCCGCTTCACCCACAACATGATGGTTGAAGCAGGTGTTATACCAAAATTGGTGAGTTGCATTTCTTCTATTATATCAAATATCTGAAAGATTTTCATGTTTTACATTTCTTCTAGTgattcatttaaatatttttctttttgaaatcaTATGTTACGCATAAGAGCAATTCAATTGTATTTGGATATTTGATCATGTTGTTCTTTGGCATTCTGCTAAAATTGGATTTTGGATTCAGGCCAAGATCCTAAAAGCTGATATAGAAGGCTCTAAAGTCACTAAAAAGGAAGCAAGAAATGCATTGTTGGAGCTAGCTAAGGATGAATATTACAGAATCCTTGTTATAGAAGAAGGTCTGGTTCCTGTCCCCATAATTGGTGCAGCAGCATACCAGTCCTTCAGACCAGATTTGCATTCCTGGCCTAGTTTACCAGATGGTATAGAGATCGAGCAAACTTCTAAAGGTCCTTCTAGGTTTGGGGCTTCCGAATTACTCCTTGGATTAAATATTGATGACAAGAGTTTAAACATAGACGAGGCCAAGATGAATGCAATAGTTGGGCGAACACAGCAGCAGTTCCTTGCTCGTATTGGAGCTATAGAGATGGAGAACAGAAAGAAATCTGAATCTGAATCCTCTACTGATCACCGGCTTACACTTTTACCATGGATGGATGGTGTAGCTAGATTGGTTTTGATTCTTAAACTTGAAGATGAAGCGGCGATATCAAG from Juglans microcarpa x Juglans regia isolate MS1-56 chromosome 3S, Jm3101_v1.0, whole genome shotgun sequence encodes:
- the LOC121257731 gene encoding uncharacterized protein LOC121257731, which gives rise to MLTSSAPTPFSLKPPNAQYKLPNTLVEVIPFASRGTKRSNLAVLSHATQHCNHQYHAPNTNSRSNRGVTARVSSDGGGAFDAAPQHSTPPDIEEIKSTSTSFGDSYVALFVRMLGLDHDHLDREQAIVALWKYSLGGKKYIDAIMQFHGCINLTLNLLQSESRSTCEAAAGLLRSISSINSYRELIADSGAIEEITGLLSRPSLTPEVKEQSICTLWNLSVDEKLRAKIANTDLLPLLIKSLDEEDIKVKEAAGGVLANLALSRFTHNMMVEAGVIPKLAKILKADIEGSKVTKKEARNALLELAKDEYYRILVIEEGLVPVPIIGAAAYQSFRPDLHSWPSLPDGIEIEQTSKGPSRFGASELLLGLNIDDKSLNIDEAKMNAIVGRTQQQFLARIGAIEMENRKKSESESSTDHRLTLLPWMDGVARLVLILKLEDEAAISRAAESIADASINEHMRVAFKEAGAIKHLVQLLGRNNVSIKLAVTRALERLSISNGVCQIIEAEGVIDPLVNTLKHSQNPESLMEKSLNILARILDPSKEMKSKFYDAPVNGSKKGLGSAGSPEVSAGLNGNMVGKPLSEANSRKDVLDTAFIARLVMILKTSSPSLQRQAASILEFVTLIDPSMGSIIAVDIESGLDAVFQQEVLKDTDSDAASQQPEKYALEIEEAGLAISATSRLLTKLLDSQQFRQNMNSSHFTKLLREILKSNIPLHRKDWVAASLVKLSSLSGGNFDFENPINMEVTLYETIPRLIEQMKSSFSLEAQEAAVMELNRIISEGLVDSTRAIASKGGIFPLVKLIEEGSERAVEASLAILYNLSMDIENHSAIIAAGAVPALRRIVLSQRPQWPQALRLLRTLPN